A genomic region of Methylobacterium durans contains the following coding sequences:
- the pucL gene encoding factor-independent urate hydroxylase has product MPLTASRYGKARVRVMRLTRDGDHHTPRELDLTVLIRGGFDAAWTEGDNRACIATDSLRNIVNVAAANNLSAGAEDFVGAVAAILLETYPQIAEVSVEARETRWSRHAVDGAPHGHTFLRDGNGFGYAGLVAERGSRRLRSGLRGFTFMKTTGSGWAGFVDDGYRTLPDTTDRIAATSMDATWTWARAPHDYAAANAAVLARLLEIFATTYSAGIQDSLYRMGEAALAALPEIAEIHFAMPNKHYIPLDLSPFGLANPGTVFLPTDEPHGQIEATIGRT; this is encoded by the coding sequence ATGCCCCTGACCGCGTCGCGCTATGGCAAGGCCCGCGTGCGGGTGATGCGCCTCACCCGCGACGGCGACCACCACACCCCCCGCGAGCTCGACCTCACGGTCCTGATCCGGGGCGGCTTCGATGCCGCCTGGACGGAGGGCGACAACCGGGCCTGCATCGCCACCGACAGCCTGCGCAACATCGTCAACGTGGCGGCCGCCAACAACCTCTCGGCGGGCGCGGAGGATTTCGTCGGTGCGGTCGCCGCGATCCTGCTCGAGACCTACCCGCAGATCGCGGAGGTGAGCGTCGAGGCGCGGGAGACCCGCTGGAGCCGACACGCCGTCGATGGGGCGCCGCACGGCCACACCTTCCTCCGCGACGGCAACGGCTTCGGCTATGCCGGGCTCGTGGCGGAGCGGGGCTCGCGCCGCCTGCGATCGGGCCTGCGCGGCTTCACCTTCATGAAGACAACGGGCTCGGGCTGGGCCGGCTTCGTGGACGACGGCTACCGGACGCTGCCCGACACGACCGACCGGATCGCCGCGACCAGCATGGACGCCACCTGGACCTGGGCGCGCGCGCCCCACGATTACGCGGCGGCGAACGCGGCCGTGCTCGCCCGCCTCCTGGAAATCTTCGCCACCACCTACAGCGCCGGCATCCAGGACAGCCTGTACCGGATGGGCGAGGCGGCGCTCGCGGCCCTGCCGGAGATCGCCGAGATCCACTTCGCCATGCCGAACAAGCACTACATTCCGCTCGACCTCAGCCCCTTCGGGCTCGCCAATCCGGGCACGGTGTTCCTGCCGACGGACGAGCCGCACGGGCAGATCGAGGCGACGATCGGCCGGACTTGA
- the uraD gene encoding 2-oxo-4-hydroxy-4-carboxy-5-ureidoimidazoline decarboxylase — protein sequence MSWDLGTLNTAPRADVVAALGAVFEHAPWVAEATSRRRPFARVEDLFAAMREAVAAAPEAQRRTLLTGHPELAGREARAGRIAADSIAEQAAAGLDRLSEAEFARFDDLNAAYRARFGFPFIVCVKRHGRASLLRTFAARLAGTEEAERRNAEAEVLRIAAIRLAALVSGEGALRTAGRLSTHVLDTASGRPAEGVAVELAEIVSATEAVVVARTETNADGRTDAPLIGGRPVPIAAYELRFGLGDYHRAAGLDLPEPPFLDVVTLRFGVADPEGQYHVPLVASPWGYQTYRGS from the coding sequence ATGAGCTGGGATCTCGGCACCCTGAACACGGCCCCGCGCGCCGACGTCGTCGCGGCCCTCGGTGCGGTGTTCGAGCACGCGCCCTGGGTCGCGGAAGCCACCTCCCGGCGCCGGCCCTTCGCCCGCGTCGAGGATCTGTTCGCGGCGATGCGCGAGGCGGTCGCCGCCGCGCCCGAAGCGCAGCGCCGCACTCTGCTGACGGGCCATCCCGAGCTCGCCGGGCGGGAGGCGCGCGCCGGGCGGATCGCCGCGGATTCGATCGCCGAGCAGGCGGCCGCCGGGCTCGACCGGCTGTCGGAGGCCGAGTTCGCCCGCTTCGACGATCTCAACGCCGCCTACCGCGCCCGCTTCGGCTTCCCCTTCATCGTCTGCGTGAAGCGGCACGGGCGCGCCTCGCTCCTGAGGACCTTCGCGGCGCGGCTCGCCGGCACGGAGGAGGCCGAGCGCCGGAACGCGGAGGCCGAGGTGCTGCGCATCGCCGCGATCCGCCTCGCCGCCCTGGTGAGCGGGGAGGGGGCACTTCGAACCGCGGGCCGCCTCTCGACGCACGTCCTCGACACCGCGAGCGGGCGCCCGGCCGAGGGCGTCGCGGTGGAGCTCGCCGAGATCGTCTCGGCGACGGAGGCGGTCGTCGTCGCCCGCACCGAGACCAACGCGGACGGGCGCACCGACGCGCCCCTGATCGGCGGACGCCCGGTTCCGATCGCGGCCTACGAACTCCGCTTCGGTCTCGGCGACTATCACCGCGCGGCCGGGCTCGACCTGCCGGAGCCGCCCTTCCTCGACGTGGTGACGCTGCGCTTCGGCGTCGCCGATCCGGAGGGGCAGTATCACGTGCCGCTGGTGGCGAGCCCGTGGGGCTACCAGACCTACCGGGGGAGCTGA
- a CDS encoding M20/M25/M40 family metallo-hydrolase, translated as MRARRRGALPGGGRSGGDGGHGRDPPRRRQRDPGEARFSLDLRAPDDARRLTALADIEAAWRAIADRRGLGLATIRTHEAAATPCDPCLTEAVAEAIAAEGHAVLRLPSGAGHDGMAVAALAPIAMIFVRCRGGISHNPAEFASLPDIEVGARVMLRTLRALGADHVR; from the coding sequence ATGCGTGCTCGCCGTCGAGGCGCGCTGCCGGGCGGAGGCCGGTCTGGTGGGGACGGTGGGCACGGCCGAGATCCGCCCCGGCGCCGTCAACGTGATCCCGGGGAGGCCCGCTTCAGCCTCGACCTGCGCGCGCCGGACGATGCGCGGCGCCTCACCGCGCTCGCCGACATCGAGGCGGCTTGGCGCGCCATCGCGGATCGCCGCGGCCTCGGTCTCGCGACGATCCGGACCCACGAGGCCGCGGCGACCCCTTGTGATCCGTGCCTCACCGAGGCGGTCGCGGAGGCGATCGCGGCCGAGGGGCACGCGGTGCTGCGCCTGCCGAGCGGGGCGGGGCATGACGGCATGGCGGTGGCGGCGCTGGCGCCGATCGCGATGATCTTCGTGCGCTGCCGCGGCGGCATCAGCCACAACCCGGCCGAGTTCGCGAGCCTGCCCGATATCGAGGTGGGGGCGCGGGTGATGCTGCGGACGCTGCGGGCGCTGGGCGCGGACCACGTGCGATGA
- a CDS encoding 8-oxoguanine deaminase, giving the protein MTATRLWIRDPLAILAEGAGGGIVVEGSRIAELVPAGGRPSAPVDETVDASRHVVIPGLVNTHHHVFQTLTRAHPAAINKPLFPWLKALYPVWDKLNPEAFRLATRLAFTELLLSGCTTAGDHHYLYPKGLEAAVDIQVEEARALGIRAVVTRGSMSLSESEGGLPPDTLVQDDDAILTDSERVLGLFHDPRPGAMVQIGLAPCSPFNVTKRLMRESARLADAHDCRLHTHLGETLDEDAYCLEVFGQRPVDYLEEVGWMNPRVWLAHGIHFTDSEVARLGRAGVGVCHCPTSNMTLASGRCRTCELEAAGSPVGLGVDGSASNDNSNLIEGVRHAVMLNRLTYGAEAVTHLDALRWATEGSARCLGRDDIGRIAAGREADLALFTLDELRFSGAHDPLAALILCGAHRADRVMVAGRWRVLDGEPLGVDTGRLREEHSRLARTLFGGV; this is encoded by the coding sequence ATGACGGCAACGCGCCTCTGGATCAGGGACCCGCTGGCGATCCTCGCCGAGGGGGCGGGCGGCGGGATCGTGGTGGAGGGAAGCCGCATCGCGGAGCTGGTGCCCGCGGGCGGCCGGCCCTCGGCGCCGGTCGACGAGACCGTCGACGCCTCCCGCCACGTGGTGATCCCGGGCCTCGTCAACACCCACCACCACGTCTTCCAGACCCTGACCCGGGCCCACCCGGCCGCGATCAACAAGCCGCTGTTCCCCTGGCTGAAGGCGCTCTATCCCGTCTGGGACAAGCTGAACCCGGAGGCTTTCCGGCTGGCGACCCGGCTCGCCTTCACCGAACTCCTGCTCTCGGGTTGCACCACGGCGGGCGACCACCACTACCTCTACCCGAAGGGGCTGGAGGCCGCCGTCGACATCCAGGTGGAGGAGGCCCGCGCGCTCGGCATCCGCGCCGTCGTCACCCGCGGCTCGATGAGCCTGTCCGAGAGCGAGGGCGGCCTGCCGCCGGACACGCTGGTGCAGGACGACGACGCGATCCTCACCGACAGCGAGCGGGTGCTCGGCCTGTTCCACGATCCCCGTCCCGGGGCGATGGTGCAGATCGGTCTCGCTCCCTGCTCGCCCTTCAACGTGACGAAGCGCCTGATGCGGGAGAGCGCGCGGCTGGCGGACGCGCACGATTGCCGCCTGCACACGCATCTCGGCGAGACGCTGGACGAGGACGCCTATTGCCTGGAGGTGTTCGGTCAGCGGCCGGTCGATTACCTCGAGGAGGTCGGCTGGATGAACCCGCGGGTCTGGCTCGCCCACGGCATCCACTTCACCGATTCGGAGGTGGCCCGCCTGGGCCGGGCGGGCGTCGGCGTCTGCCACTGCCCGACCTCGAACATGACGCTGGCGTCGGGCCGCTGCCGCACCTGCGAGCTGGAGGCGGCGGGCAGCCCGGTGGGCCTCGGCGTCGACGGCTCCGCCTCGAACGACAACTCGAACCTGATCGAGGGCGTGCGCCACGCCGTCATGCTGAACCGCCTGACGTACGGGGCCGAGGCCGTCACCCATCTCGATGCCCTGCGCTGGGCCACCGAAGGCTCCGCCCGCTGCCTCGGGCGCGACGACATCGGCCGCATCGCGGCAGGCCGCGAGGCCGACCTCGCCCTCTTCACCCTCGACGAACTGCGCTTCTCGGGCGCCCACGATCCGCTCGCCGCCCTCATCCTCTGCGGCGCCCATCGGGCCGACCGGGTGATGGTGGCGGGGCGCTGGCGCGTCCTCGACGGAGAGCCCCTCGGGGTCGACACTGGGCGTCTGCGGGAAGAACATTCGCGCCTCGCCCGCACGCTGTTCGGGGGCGTATGA
- a CDS encoding HAL/PAL/TAL family ammonia-lyase, with the protein MSTTTIIDGHSLAPAGILAVARPDAAGERAVAALDDGARAAVSATRAYIDAHFMTDDAPLMYAFNTGVGLFKDQRVRMAEMEEYQRRTVYAHATGTGEPFEAEVVRATMLLRANAFASNHSGPRVAVVDRLLACLNAGLVPIVPQKGSVGASGDLAPLAHLAGAICGFDEAEMIFQGERLPAREALARAGLDPDFPLEAKDASALINGSTVSLALGVLALEDMKRVLKHAEIALALTLEALRAEKAAFDPRLHRARPHAGQAASARNVLRLIGDSERCTEGARLTIFPEEGRQPGQAPPPRVQDVYSLRCAPQVHGPVREALAYIGGIIGTEINAATDNPLIFPDAGGYACISGGHFHGAYVAQAMDLLAIAATDLGAISERRLARLIDPTLSYGLPRNLLAGRKGLNTGFATVQCTLSALVMENRTLATPGSVDSIPGKSNAEDHVSNSTWCGRKARTIVTNVETIVAGEILMAAQALTLVAELARDHPLGRGSRAALEAVRAAIPPALDGDRWYHTEMERALALLRSGAILAAVEDAVGELE; encoded by the coding sequence ATGAGCACGACCACGATCATCGACGGCCACAGCCTCGCTCCGGCGGGCATCCTCGCCGTCGCCCGGCCCGACGCCGCGGGCGAGCGCGCCGTGGCCGCCCTCGACGACGGTGCCCGCGCCGCAGTGAGCGCGACCCGCGCCTACATCGACGCGCATTTCATGACCGACGACGCGCCGCTGATGTACGCCTTCAACACCGGCGTCGGCCTGTTCAAGGACCAGCGCGTGCGCATGGCCGAGATGGAGGAATACCAGCGCCGCACGGTCTACGCCCACGCCACCGGCACGGGCGAGCCCTTCGAGGCGGAGGTGGTGCGCGCCACCATGCTGCTGCGCGCCAACGCCTTCGCCTCGAACCATTCGGGGCCGCGGGTCGCGGTGGTGGACCGGCTGCTCGCCTGCCTCAATGCCGGCCTCGTGCCCATCGTCCCGCAGAAGGGGTCGGTAGGCGCCTCGGGCGACCTCGCGCCGCTCGCCCATCTCGCCGGGGCGATCTGCGGCTTCGACGAGGCCGAGATGATCTTCCAGGGCGAGCGCCTGCCCGCCCGCGAGGCGCTCGCCCGCGCCGGGCTCGACCCCGATTTCCCGTTGGAGGCCAAGGACGCCTCGGCGCTCATCAACGGCTCGACCGTCTCCCTCGCTCTCGGCGTGCTGGCGCTTGAGGACATGAAGCGTGTCCTCAAGCACGCCGAGATCGCTCTGGCGCTGACGCTCGAGGCCCTGCGCGCCGAGAAAGCCGCCTTCGACCCCCGTCTCCACCGCGCCCGCCCACACGCGGGTCAGGCGGCGAGCGCGCGCAACGTGCTGCGTCTCATCGGCGATTCGGAGCGCTGCACGGAAGGCGCGCGGCTGACAATCTTCCCCGAGGAGGGTCGCCAGCCGGGCCAAGCCCCGCCGCCACGGGTGCAGGACGTCTACTCCCTGCGCTGCGCGCCGCAGGTGCACGGGCCGGTTCGCGAGGCGCTCGCCTATATCGGCGGCATCATCGGCACCGAGATCAACGCGGCCACCGACAACCCGCTGATCTTCCCCGATGCGGGCGGCTACGCCTGCATCTCGGGCGGGCATTTCCACGGGGCCTACGTGGCGCAGGCGATGGATCTTCTCGCCATCGCCGCGACCGACCTCGGGGCGATCTCCGAGCGGCGGCTCGCCCGCCTGATCGACCCGACCCTCAGCTACGGTCTCCCCCGCAACCTGCTCGCCGGCAGGAAGGGCCTCAACACGGGCTTCGCCACGGTGCAGTGCACGCTCTCGGCGCTGGTGATGGAGAACCGCACCCTCGCCACGCCGGGCTCGGTCGATTCGATCCCCGGCAAGTCGAACGCCGAGGACCACGTCTCGAACTCGACCTGGTGCGGGCGAAAGGCGCGCACCATCGTCACCAACGTCGAGACGATCGTGGCGGGCGAGATCCTGATGGCGGCCCAGGCGCTGACCCTGGTCGCCGAACTCGCTCGCGATCATCCGCTCGGGCGCGGCAGCCGGGCGGCGCTGGAGGCGGTGCGCGCCGCGATCCCGCCGGCGCTCGACGGGGACCGCTGGTACCACACGGAGATGGAGCGGGCGCTGGCGCTCCTGCGCTCGGGCGCGATCCTGGCGGCCGTCGAGGACGCGGTCGGCGAACTCGAATAG
- a CDS encoding DUF6894 family protein, with product MTILRGGGGEMARFFFDVCSQNERISDLEGSFCNNVGLAYREAQQMIRQMLSAPNQTGFDWTSWWVEVQYADRTTLFRVPFSLG from the coding sequence ATGACGATCCTGCGCGGGGGTGGCGGAGAGATGGCGCGTTTCTTCTTCGATGTGTGTTCGCAGAACGAGCGGATCTCGGATCTGGAAGGGTCGTTCTGCAACAATGTCGGCTTGGCCTACCGGGAGGCGCAGCAGATGATTCGGCAGATGCTGAGCGCCCCGAACCAGACCGGGTTCGACTGGACCTCGTGGTGGGTCGAGGTGCAGTACGCGGATCGGACGACGCTGTTCCGGGTGCCGTTCTCGCTGGGCTGA
- a CDS encoding putative 2OG-Fe(II) oxygenase: MTGGTDEVHRREAAHKRRALRKYEAALAPPGRDGGEPPLEMFSPFGPMIARTRVPADLLAHLNAFADGEAASGGREFLVPPSVACAGGASSLVAVIEDRLRRYVLAAEGVPAKRIAIDRIWIVSQFAATPSPVHFHSGDLSGVLYLKAPEPPPESELDRTYISGRQAGYLNFLTGGKQRFARTLLSVPPETGVLYTFPGWLLHGVEPFTGPGERRSLSFNASAEAET; encoded by the coding sequence ATGACCGGCGGGACGGACGAGGTGCACAGGCGCGAGGCGGCGCACAAGCGGCGCGCCCTGCGCAAGTACGAGGCCGCGCTCGCGCCGCCGGGCCGGGACGGCGGCGAGCCGCCGCTGGAGATGTTCTCGCCGTTCGGCCCGATGATCGCGCGGACGCGGGTGCCGGCGGATCTCCTCGCCCATCTCAACGCCTTCGCCGACGGCGAGGCGGCGTCGGGGGGTCGCGAGTTCCTGGTTCCCCCGTCCGTGGCCTGCGCCGGAGGCGCGTCCTCGCTCGTCGCCGTCATCGAGGACCGGCTCCGGCGCTACGTGCTGGCGGCGGAGGGCGTGCCGGCGAAGCGGATAGCGATCGACCGGATCTGGATCGTCAGCCAGTTCGCCGCCACGCCGAGCCCGGTGCATTTCCACTCGGGCGACCTCTCGGGCGTGCTCTACCTGAAGGCGCCGGAGCCGCCGCCGGAGAGCGAGCTCGACAGGACCTACATCTCCGGCCGGCAGGCCGGCTACCTGAACTTCCTGACCGGCGGCAAGCAGCGCTTCGCCAGGACGCTCCTCAGCGTGCCGCCGGAGACGGGAGTGCTCTACACCTTCCCCGGCTGGCTCCTGCACGGCGTCGAGCCCTTCACGGGGCCCGGGGAGCGGCGCTCGCTCTCCTTCAACGCGAGCGCCGAGGCGGAGACCTGA